From a region of the Microscilla marina ATCC 23134 genome:
- a CDS encoding choice-of-anchor D domain-containing protein has product MFNTLVNNFSHYFYQSIAALAIVCALAAPTQSQNFVQAFKGVANDRFASDQVGNSVSISGTFAVIGAQLEDQDENNANSMDNSGAAYIFKKQNDGTWVLHQKIAAPPPNRAPGAQFGSAVSISGDYLIVGAALDNSNKGAAYIFEFDTGTDKWSLKERVTASDGVSTDLFGFSVGISSDGYAVVGAYRHDDGGGDTGAAYIFERNPSTTVWEENNKIGASDKTSGDNFGYSVAIHKERLIVGAPFKGGGLGSAYIFERLGGGGWDEKANITALAGDQDSNDQFGFSVAIDDDIAVVGAHNDDQDAIGGNLLDNAGAAYVFKRGTGGIWNYEVKIVAKERKVQDNFGCAVGVSGNNVIVGARGEDYDPNNQSDLNDAGAAYIFHLDAAGTWVQTKKIVATDRQAAATFGNSVAIDDDHAIVGAPTETKDANGNTPITEAGAAYIFQNNATFNGGLSFDGLNDHIELPNEANFDFTNELTIECWVKLNNLLTTGDTKGIITKGDDAWELNLKEDGGSVRAAFLYQGGELTASSAVDFNDGKWHHVALVFDGRQAFIKNIKLYIDGIPDNSVTFSSNINTNDDPVWIGGNTDKVPTAFLNGSISEVRVWKAVRSATDISNFKDCKLVSPLPPCLTAYYKLNDGLPYGNNATVAQVNDATGNNHGTPSSSGLMSNFIDADRANQRTNECSAISPAALEVLGNGVAISNGGSISSANNTRVGPIPANQTFTLAYTIKNTGTGTLNISGVLSENNDDYVLTTPTITSLNPNDLTTFTLSLNGPPGIKDNNITILTNDCNQSTFVFPLQVTVSELPEIDIQNSGASVASGNSIDFGAQAVNKTSSKTLAILNTSSNVSLTLQGNPVVDISDNSHFTVTNQPTVGSTIGALGNTTFTVEYTPTSVGTHTATLTIQNNDFDEGTYTIILTGQGAEPEINVQDQFSTDKPNNSTVNMGNYTLGNDALQQTLTIQNTGPVPLTLTEQPTISSGNTNFSISTPLTNLEVPAGDAVTIQVNFRPTTTGNKTGTLTIRSNDSDESTYTINLTGTAAAPASSEIAVLYDGKEILSGDTIKMDTTAALNVRSIELYIKNQGQANLTLNGNPLASLGGTDANEFNLDLSTTVSTINGEDSTLIKVNFAPVSTSLGAKTAQITISNNDSDEATYTIRLESVSVKPPSSPTDVNITPVILPATTTNTTRNALTITWATPSDISNVQGFRIKRSDGNTDNFQEIADISDLTATTHQDSDLEEGVQYYYRVFSYNKFGESEPGELQSLVYVGTPEAQQIASQTVVYPNPANDQVRIILPLNQPKSMVATLYNVTGQRIKTKTFAAGTVPTLSVKGLPTGKYMLQIKLGTMLIYKPLIKQ; this is encoded by the coding sequence ATGTTCAACACTCTTGTCAATAATTTTTCACACTATTTTTATCAATCTATTGCCGCTCTGGCGATAGTATGCGCATTGGCTGCTCCCACACAATCTCAAAACTTTGTGCAGGCGTTTAAAGGGGTTGCCAACGACCGCTTTGCCAGCGACCAGGTAGGTAACTCGGTCAGTATTTCGGGTACCTTTGCCGTAATAGGTGCCCAACTGGAAGATCAAGACGAAAATAATGCTAACTCAATGGACAATTCTGGAGCAGCGTATATATTCAAAAAACAAAATGATGGAACTTGGGTACTTCATCAAAAAATAGCAGCTCCCCCTCCCAACCGCGCACCTGGTGCCCAATTTGGAAGTGCGGTTAGTATATCAGGCGATTACTTGATTGTAGGGGCAGCATTGGACAACTCAAACAAAGGAGCCGCTTATATTTTTGAGTTTGACACTGGAACAGACAAATGGAGTCTAAAAGAAAGGGTGACTGCCAGCGATGGGGTTAGCACTGATTTGTTTGGTTTTTCGGTGGGTATTTCCAGTGATGGCTATGCTGTAGTAGGGGCATATCGCCATGATGACGGGGGTGGCGATACAGGAGCAGCGTATATATTTGAGCGAAACCCTTCCACTACAGTATGGGAAGAAAACAACAAGATAGGAGCAAGCGATAAAACTTCTGGTGACAACTTTGGCTATTCGGTAGCCATACACAAAGAACGTTTAATAGTGGGGGCACCTTTTAAGGGTGGAGGTTTGGGAAGTGCGTATATTTTTGAACGCCTCGGTGGAGGAGGATGGGATGAAAAAGCCAACATCACGGCTCTGGCGGGTGACCAAGATTCTAACGACCAGTTTGGTTTTTCGGTAGCTATAGACGATGACATAGCAGTAGTAGGCGCTCACAACGACGACCAAGATGCAATAGGGGGCAACCTTTTAGACAATGCTGGGGCTGCTTATGTGTTCAAACGTGGTACTGGGGGCATTTGGAACTACGAAGTTAAAATAGTGGCGAAAGAACGTAAAGTACAAGATAATTTTGGCTGTGCAGTGGGTGTTTCTGGCAATAATGTCATAGTAGGGGCTCGAGGAGAAGATTATGATCCAAACAATCAAAGTGATTTGAACGACGCAGGAGCCGCCTATATTTTTCATTTAGACGCTGCTGGTACTTGGGTGCAAACCAAAAAAATAGTGGCAACAGATCGACAAGCAGCGGCAACGTTTGGTAACTCGGTAGCTATAGATGATGACCATGCCATAGTAGGTGCTCCTACCGAAACTAAAGATGCCAATGGTAACACTCCTATCACCGAAGCAGGCGCAGCTTATATTTTTCAAAACAATGCTACATTTAATGGTGGATTGTCATTTGACGGACTCAATGATCACATAGAACTGCCTAATGAAGCTAATTTTGACTTTACCAATGAATTGACCATTGAGTGCTGGGTAAAACTCAATAATCTTTTGACTACTGGCGACACTAAAGGTATTATCACCAAAGGAGACGATGCCTGGGAGCTCAACCTCAAAGAAGATGGAGGCAGTGTCAGGGCAGCATTTTTGTACCAAGGGGGCGAATTGACTGCGTCTAGCGCTGTAGACTTCAATGATGGCAAATGGCACCATGTAGCCCTTGTATTTGATGGTAGACAAGCCTTTATAAAAAACATAAAACTGTATATTGATGGAATCCCGGATAACAGTGTCACTTTTTCCAGCAATATCAATACAAATGACGACCCAGTATGGATTGGAGGAAATACAGATAAAGTTCCCACCGCGTTTTTGAATGGATCCATCAGTGAAGTAAGAGTTTGGAAGGCGGTCAGAAGTGCTACAGATATTAGTAATTTTAAGGATTGTAAACTTGTAAGCCCTTTGCCTCCTTGCCTCACTGCCTATTACAAACTCAACGATGGTTTACCTTATGGCAACAACGCAACGGTTGCCCAGGTAAACGACGCCACGGGAAATAATCACGGAACACCGAGCAGCTCGGGGCTCATGTCTAACTTTATAGATGCTGACCGCGCCAACCAACGCACCAATGAGTGTAGTGCCATCTCGCCTGCGGCCTTAGAAGTATTGGGCAATGGTGTTGCCATAAGCAACGGGGGCAGCATAAGCTCAGCCAACAATACAAGAGTAGGGCCTATACCTGCCAATCAAACGTTTACTTTGGCTTATACCATAAAAAATACGGGAACTGGTACACTTAACATCTCTGGTGTGTTGTCTGAAAACAACGACGACTATGTCCTTACTACACCTACCATTACCTCGCTTAACCCAAACGACCTTACTACCTTTACATTATCTCTTAATGGGCCTCCTGGCATAAAAGACAACAATATAACGATACTCACCAACGACTGTAACCAAAGTACTTTTGTTTTTCCGCTACAAGTTACCGTAAGCGAACTGCCAGAAATAGACATACAAAATAGCGGTGCAAGTGTAGCCAGCGGTAACTCGATCGATTTTGGGGCACAAGCTGTCAATAAAACCTCGTCCAAAACATTGGCTATTCTCAATACTTCTTCTAATGTTTCGCTTACTCTTCAGGGCAACCCGGTAGTAGACATTTCGGACAATAGCCATTTTACAGTAACTAACCAACCAACTGTAGGGAGCACTATAGGAGCATTAGGCAATACCACTTTTACAGTAGAATATACCCCTACGTCAGTAGGCACCCATACAGCGACGCTTACCATTCAAAACAATGATTTTGATGAGGGTACTTATACAATTATCCTTACCGGACAAGGGGCAGAACCAGAAATTAATGTACAAGATCAGTTTAGCACTGACAAACCCAACAACAGCACGGTAAATATGGGGAACTACACCTTGGGGAACGATGCGCTTCAGCAAACCCTGACCATTCAAAACACGGGACCTGTGCCCCTTACTTTGACCGAACAACCCACCATATCGTCAGGTAATACTAATTTTAGCATCAGTACTCCATTAACTAACCTTGAGGTTCCAGCGGGAGATGCTGTTACCATTCAGGTAAACTTTAGACCTACCACCACTGGTAACAAAACTGGTACTTTGACCATTCGGAGCAACGACTCAGATGAAAGCACTTATACCATTAACCTTACGGGAACTGCCGCTGCACCTGCCAGCTCCGAAATAGCAGTCTTATATGATGGCAAGGAAATACTGTCGGGTGACACTATTAAGATGGACACAACTGCCGCATTGAATGTACGCAGCATAGAGTTGTACATCAAAAACCAAGGACAAGCAAACCTGACACTCAACGGAAACCCTTTGGCAAGCCTGGGAGGTACCGATGCCAACGAGTTTAACCTTGACTTATCTACTACTGTTTCTACTATCAACGGTGAAGACTCTACGCTTATAAAGGTAAACTTTGCTCCTGTAAGTACTAGTTTAGGTGCCAAAACCGCTCAAATTACCATTAGTAATAACGACTCCGATGAAGCTACTTATACCATTCGCTTAGAGAGTGTTTCGGTAAAACCACCCAGTTCGCCTACTGATGTAAACATTACTCCGGTAATATTACCTGCCACCACTACCAATACTACCCGCAACGCCTTGACCATTACCTGGGCTACCCCAAGTGACATTAGCAATGTACAAGGTTTTAGGATCAAGCGATCGGATGGAAACACGGACAACTTTCAAGAAATTGCCGATATTAGTGACCTGACAGCCACCACCCACCAAGATTCTGATCTTGAAGAAGGCGTTCAGTATTATTATAGGGTATTTTCTTATAACAAGTTCGGAGAATCGGAGCCAGGCGAATTGCAAAGTCTGGTATATGTGGGCACCCCAGAAGCTCAGCAAATTGCCAGTCAGACGGTGGTTTATCCTAACCCTGCTAATGATCAGGTAAGAATTATACTTCCGTTGAATCAACCAAAGTCAATGGTAGCAACACTGTACAACGTCACCGGGCAACGCATAAAAACCAAGACATTTGCCGCTGGTACTGTACCCACCTTATCGGTGAAAGGCTTGCCTACTGGCAAATATATGTTACAAATCAAATTAGGTACAATGTTGATTTACAAGCCTTTGATAAAGCAGTAA
- a CDS encoding ABC1 kinase family protein, with product MRFVKTKKIARVGKIVQTLVKYGFTDVIDSTALGKLVATGKEPSEGSMASYSKWERIRMVVEELGPTFIKLAQLLSNRPDVLPAELITEFEKLQDKVPPFDVEIAKKMVEEELKKPLEEVFSYFDHQTLGSASIGQVHRARLKTGENVVVKVQRPNIINRVRTDLALLRDFVKMSENYFKRLGILNPLEVVETFREAIESELDYSNELGNMEQFRKIYRSYHSFYIPKPYSQYSTKKVLVIEFISGCKITDIPQLEAWGLVPEKVAENGIDVYLTQIFQTGIFHADPHPGNIIIRPNGVVVLIDFGMVGRLTQDHKVGFAGMLIGLAQQNAHAMATNIQKLAIGSEIVDLQLFQQDIQELIDYYFALPDEDSTISAFSGRFQQVIYKYKLSVPGSVFLILRALAILEGIGTVLHPNFQTLEFIKPYGTKLLAEQFSFKNIRTSAQTSFSQLLSLLYVFPTEARYILKQLRSGKIHINYDIQNPQLFLNKADSITNRLVLTLLICALMLSSSIVMTVNFGKKMPAPYGMPLVSLVGFGLATLLSLALWRMVRKRKPKEEEF from the coding sequence ATGCGTTTTGTTAAAACGAAAAAAATTGCAAGGGTTGGTAAAATTGTCCAAACTTTAGTAAAGTATGGATTTACAGATGTGATAGATAGTACTGCGCTTGGTAAGCTGGTAGCTACAGGAAAAGAACCTTCTGAAGGCTCTATGGCTTCTTACTCCAAGTGGGAACGCATACGCATGGTGGTAGAAGAGCTAGGCCCTACTTTTATCAAACTTGCCCAATTGTTGAGCAACCGCCCCGATGTTTTGCCCGCCGAACTTATCACCGAGTTTGAAAAACTACAAGACAAAGTGCCTCCTTTTGATGTAGAGATTGCCAAAAAAATGGTAGAAGAAGAGTTGAAAAAACCTTTAGAAGAGGTTTTTTCTTATTTCGACCACCAAACCCTGGGATCAGCCTCGATAGGGCAAGTGCATCGTGCCCGCCTCAAAACCGGAGAGAATGTAGTAGTAAAAGTACAGCGCCCCAACATTATCAACAGGGTAAGAACTGATTTGGCGCTCTTGCGTGATTTTGTGAAAATGAGCGAAAACTACTTCAAACGATTAGGCATACTGAACCCACTGGAAGTAGTAGAAACTTTCCGCGAAGCCATTGAAAGCGAACTGGATTACTCTAACGAACTGGGCAATATGGAGCAGTTTCGTAAGATATACCGCAGTTATCACAGTTTTTATATACCCAAACCTTACAGCCAATATTCAACAAAAAAAGTGCTGGTGATTGAGTTTATCAGTGGTTGCAAAATTACCGATATACCACAGTTGGAAGCTTGGGGGCTGGTGCCCGAAAAAGTAGCCGAAAATGGCATAGATGTTTACCTTACTCAAATATTTCAGACGGGGATATTTCACGCCGACCCACACCCTGGCAATATCATCATTCGACCCAATGGGGTGGTAGTGCTCATTGACTTTGGAATGGTAGGCAGGCTTACCCAAGACCATAAAGTGGGTTTTGCCGGAATGCTCATTGGTTTGGCGCAGCAAAATGCCCACGCAATGGCTACCAATATTCAGAAACTTGCTATAGGCAGCGAAATAGTTGATTTGCAGCTGTTTCAGCAAGACATACAAGAATTGATTGACTACTACTTTGCCTTGCCCGATGAAGACTCTACGATTTCGGCGTTTTCGGGACGCTTCCAACAGGTAATTTATAAATATAAATTGTCGGTACCTGGGTCGGTATTTCTAATACTGAGAGCCTTGGCTATATTAGAGGGCATAGGCACGGTGTTACACCCCAATTTTCAAACCCTGGAGTTTATCAAACCCTACGGTACTAAGTTACTTGCCGAGCAGTTTTCTTTCAAAAACATTCGAACCAGCGCCCAAACCAGCTTCTCTCAGTTGCTTTCTCTCTTGTATGTATTTCCTACCGAAGCCCGTTACATTCTTAAACAATTGCGATCGGGTAAAATACATATCAATTATGACATTCAAAATCCGCAGCTTTTTCTCAACAAAGCCGACTCTATTACCAACCGTTTGGTACTTACTTTGTTGATTTGTGCTTTGATGCTATCATCTTCTATTGTTATGACGGTGAATTTTGGTAAAAAAATGCCTGCACCTTATGGAATGCCTTTGGTGAGTCTGGTGGGTTTTGGACTGGCTACTTTGTTAAGTCTGGCCTTGTGGCGAATGGTGCGTAAACGTAAGCCCAAAGAGGAGGAGTTTTAG